CTCCGAAGCCCAGATGTGCGGCAACGGTATTCGCTGTCTGGCCAAATATTTTTACGAAACCTATCACCCCCATACAGCCGACCACGAAATGTCGGTCCCCGGCCAGCGAACCTTTCCGGCGATGCTTCGCGTTGAGACCGGACGCGGCATCCTGACTGTCGGCCTCGAACTGGATGAACACAACAAGGTCAGCCGCGTGTGCGTCAATATGGGCCAGCCGATCCTGAAGGCCCGCGAGATACCGGTGGCACTCGACGCCGAACAGGTCGTCAACGTCCGGATGCCGGTACACGGACAGGAACTGTCGATGACCTGCGTGTCGATGGGCAATCCGCACGCCGTCTTTTTCTGTGAAGACCTCGATGCCATCGACCTGCCGCTGATCGGCCCGCTGATTGAACATCACGAATTGTTTCCGCAGCGGGTCAACGTGCATTTTGTCAAAAGCGACAATCCGAACGAGTTCACCATGCGGACCTGGGAGCGGGGCAGCGGCATCACACTGGCCTGCGGCACCGGCGCCTGTGCTTCGCTGGTAGCAGGCGTTTTAATCGGACGCTGTCAGCGGCTGGTTCGGGCCCATCTGCCCGGCGGCGACCTGGACCTGAACTGGTGCGAAACGGACAACTGCGTCTATATGACCGGCCCGGCTGTGGAGGTCTTCCGCGGCGTCTGGCCCGACTGAAAGCATCGAATAACACTTTGCCGAAAGATTTTGGATTCCCGCCTGCGCGGGAATGACAAAAAACACGCTTTCAGAGGTGACAAGGCAATAGAAAGGAAGGCACGTCCATCGCAAGGAACTCGGCAGGCTGCAGAAAACAACTGTGCATTTTTCAGGTACACAAAATACCCATCTCCGGTCAGCCCAGAATAACCCGGACCTCATTGCGGTCTTTCATCTGCTCGGGGCGAATCAGATTGCCGTCAACAGTCTGGCCGTTCACAATCAGCTGTTTGACCCCTTTTTGGACCCCCTTGTCATTTCGGATTTCTATGTCGAACCATTTCTTGCGGAAACGCCGGCGAAGGCGAATTTCTTTCCAGTCGGCAGGCACACACGGGTCCAGACGCAGCCCGTCATAATCCGGCTGCACGCCTAAAATATACTGAACCGCCGCATAATAGGACCAGGCCGCCGCCCCCGTCAGCCACGGCAGACGCGAAGCCCCGAAGCGAGGGCTGTACTTGCTGTGCGTAAACTGACAATAGACATAGGGTTCAATCTGGCGAATGTCCGCCCGGCTGTTATACACCGCGGGCAGATAGGCCCGAAAATAGCGATAGGCCTTTTCGCCGCGGCCCAGCATCGCCTCGGCAATCACCGCCCAGCCCTGTGTATGCGAAAAAATGGAGGCATTCTCCTTCATCCCCTGATTAAAGAGAGAGGCCTTGATGATGTGATGATCCGTTTTTTCATAGGGCGGGTCGCAAATCATCAGGCCGTACTCCGTCGCCAGATGCCGGCCGACCTCTTCCATCACCGCCAGCGCCCGCGGCCCCTGCAAATATCCGCTCAGGACCGCCCAGGTCTGCGGGTTGAGCCAGATGCGGCCCTCCTCATTCTCCTGCGAACCGAATTTCATCCCATCCCATCGATACGCCCGCAGGAACCAGCGCCCGTCCCAGGCATGCCGTTCGATGTTCTTATCCAGCCGCGTTAAGTGCCCCTGTGCCCAGCCGGCCTCATCCCGGCGTCCGAGCCGTTCACAGATTTCGATATACGTCTTCAGCGCATACCGCAGCTGAAAGGCCGCAAAGACGCTTTCGCCCTTGTGTCCGAGCTGCAGGCAGTCATTCCAGTCCGCCGACAGGCCGCACGGCAGCCCGTGCGCCCCGCTGCGCTCCAGCGAAAATTCAATCGCCCGCTTCAGATGCCCCAGCACAGTATCCTCCCCCCGGTCGGCATACGGCAGAACCTTGTCATAAAACGCCAAATCGCCTGTTTCCTTGACAAACGCCGGCACGGTGCAGAACAGCCACAGGCAGTCATCCGAACGGTATTCCTCCTCTTTCGGAGGGCACTCCTCTCCCGGGCGATGAGCAAACGGCTTGACCAGCGGCATCGCCCCGCCGGTGGAAACCTGACCGGTGAGCATCAGTTCCAGCCGCCCGCGCGCCTCCTCCGGAATCAAATGCATCACCCCCAGCAAATCCTGCACGGTATCGCGATAGCCCAGCCCATCCCGCTCGCCGCAGTAAACCAGACTGGCCGCCCGCGACCAGGCATACGTAATCAGGCAGTTGTAGGGGCTCCACATATTCAGCATGCTGTTCAGGTCCGCATCCGGAGTCTGGACCGTCAGGCCCTTCAGCCGGCTGTGCCAGTACTGTTTGAGCTGCTCAAAGGCCTGATGAACCTTCCGCAGATCGCTGTATTCCTGCACGGTTTTGCGTCCCTCGACGGCGGCCTTGCCGATGCCCAGAAAAACAGCCAGCTCCTGCGGCTGCCCCGGCTCCAGAACGACATCCATCTGCAGCACCCCGCAGCCGTTGTCGCCCCAGGCCAGTGACTGCGTGCATCGGCCCTGCTCGACAACCAGCGGATTGCGGTACGTGCGGTACGGCCCCAAAAAGACATCGCGGTCCGTATCAAACCCGGTAATCTCCGCACCGACCGCTGCTAAAAATGTATGACGGTTGCCGTCGTGATGCGGCAGACTGCCCGTACTGTCCGGCAGCAGCACATTGATGCCGTGGTCGATGATGTTGTCCACGACCTGCATCCGCACAATAAACTGCGTGTATTGCAGATTGATAAAGTCCTGCCAGACATGCCAGTTGTTGGCGTACTCGACAAACGTAAACAGCCGCAGCCGCCGGCGGACCTTGTCCAGATTCGTCACCTTCAAAAGCCAGCACTCCAGATGCCTGCCCAGCGGAACAAAATAGGTCGTCTCCGTGCGGATTCGGCCGTACTCTGACTCGATAATCGTATAGGCGGTGCCGTGCCGGCAGACGGATTGGTACTGCTCGAGGGGCTTGCCGACCGGCTGCCAGGAGGCCGACCAGTAGTCCCCGCTGTCCATATCGCGCAGATAAAGGTAGCGTCCGGGCTGATCCATCGGAATCGCATTAAAGCGAAGCCGCAGGAAGCGGCCCTGGGCGGCCGAATGAAAAAAACTGTAGCCGCCGGCGTTGTTGGTGATGATGGCCCCGTATTCGGTCGAGCCCAGATAATTGCTCCACGAACGGGGCGTGTCCGGACGGGTGATGACATATTCTTTCCGCTCGTCGTCAAAGTATCCGTACCGCATATCTCCTCCGCAAACCGTTTATACCCTGCCGCGCCGCGCCTCCAGCGCCGCCCGGATTTCCGCGCATTTCTCCCGCGACAGCGGCACCTGCAGCACAAAGAAAATCACCCCGAGCAGGCCGAGAATCGGTATCAGCGCCAGCATCGCCCGAATCCAGAAAATGGTCTGGGGACTCTGCACATCCACCCGGCGGTCAAAGCCGGCCCAGTCCAGAATCAGTCCAGAGACAAAATATCCGCCGGCATTGCCCAGTTTGAGCAGATAGGAACCGCAGGCGGTAAAAGACCCCTCCCGCCGCGTCCCCGTCTGCCATTCGTCATAATCAATCACGTCCGCCCCGATCGAACCATGCAGCATCCACAAGCCCGCCGCGGCCATTCCCATCAGTCCCGCCGCCAGGGTCTGAAGCCAGGGAACCAGCGGCGTGTACAAAAACCACGAGCCGCCGTAGCCGAAAATCCCGATGGCCGCCGCAGCCGCAACAGCCCTGCGCTTCTCCGTCCAGTACGCAATCCGATTCAGCACCGGACCGCCCAGCAGTCCCCCGACCATAAAGGCAATGCCGTTCCAGAAGTTCCAGTTGTCCCCTTCAATTGTATTGCCCCGGCAGACATAATAGACTGTGGCATAATACCCCAGCGCCCCGACCATGCTGGTTCCGAGGGTAAAGGATGCGCCGAATCCCATCATCAGCCGGAAAGGACGGCATTTGAGCGTTTCATAAAAGGAACTCCGCAGAGGAATCCGCCGTGCGGTTTTGACCACCACCTTCTCGTAATACCGCTCCGGCACCCGCAGGAAAATCACAAGGGCAAACAGGGCCATCAGCGTACCCAGAATCGCCGTATAGACCTGCATCCCCAGCAGCGTATTCTTTTTGTTCACCTCCGGCAGCAGAAACCACGACAGATTCGTAAAGCGAAGGGCATAAAAATTGCCGACTTCGAAGATTTTCTGCATCACACTCCGATAGGTCATCACGGAGGTGCGCTCTTCATAATCCGGCGTCATTTCCGCCCCCAGACTGTTGTAAGGAACGGAAAACGCACTGACAATCGGAATATAAATCAGCGAAGAAAG
The Anaerohalosphaeraceae bacterium genome window above contains:
- the dapF gene encoding diaminopimelate epimerase, which codes for MDFVKMHGLGNDYVYVDCFRQRVDNPSQLAVQISDRHFGVGSDGLILVCPSERADVRMRMFNADGSEAQMCGNGIRCLAKYFYETYHPHTADHEMSVPGQRTFPAMLRVETGRGILTVGLELDEHNKVSRVCVNMGQPILKAREIPVALDAEQVVNVRMPVHGQELSMTCVSMGNPHAVFFCEDLDAIDLPLIGPLIEHHELFPQRVNVHFVKSDNPNEFTMRTWERGSGITLACGTGACASLVAGVLIGRCQRLVRAHLPGGDLDLNWCETDNCVYMTGPAVEVFRGVWPD
- a CDS encoding MFS transporter, translating into MLSDAVLETLLEASPHKPERDRLPVLTKVCYGLGTALDMWGFWLYPAVAYAVFNIYLGVPPWLVGLALTLIRIYDAVSDPLAGWLSDNLRSRHGRRRPFILIAGIASGLGLPALFWVSPSWSQVTILGLSAVFWYMMLSSLIYIPIVSAFSVPYNSLGAEMTPDYEERTSVMTYRSVMQKIFEVGNFYALRFTNLSWFLLPEVNKKNTLLGMQVYTAILGTLMALFALVIFLRVPERYYEKVVVKTARRIPLRSSFYETLKCRPFRLMMGFGASFTLGTSMVGALGYYATVYYVCRGNTIEGDNWNFWNGIAFMVGGLLGGPVLNRIAYWTEKRRAVAAAAAIGIFGYGGSWFLYTPLVPWLQTLAAGLMGMAAAGLWMLHGSIGADVIDYDEWQTGTRREGSFTACGSYLLKLGNAGGYFVSGLILDWAGFDRRVDVQSPQTIFWIRAMLALIPILGLLGVIFFVLQVPLSREKCAEIRAALEARRGRV